The Arachis hypogaea cultivar Tifrunner chromosome 14, arahy.Tifrunner.gnm2.J5K5, whole genome shotgun sequence genome has a segment encoding these proteins:
- the LOC112742605 gene encoding CASP-like protein 2B1, producing MILGLGVVAAILIGNNSQVKVFFSFEKEAKFTDVKTSVFLVVANGLAAGYSLIQGLHCVVSLVRGSVLFNKPLAWAIFSTNQVLVLEQLQCTIAQT from the exons ATGATTCTTGGTCTTGGAGTTGTTGCAGCTATTCTTATTGGAAATAATTCACAAGTGAAGGTGTTTTTCTCCTTTGAGAAGGAAGCTAAATTCACTGATGTTAAGACTTCGGT ATTCTTGGTAGTTGCTAATGGTTTGGCTGCTGGATACTCTTTGATTCAAGGACTCCATTGTGTTGTGAGTTTGGTTAGGGGAAGTGTTCTCTTCAACAAGCCCTTAGCTTGGGCCATTTTCTCTACTAATCAA GTGTTAGTCTTGGAACAGCTCCAGTGTACCATAGCACAAACCTGA